Proteins encoded in a region of the Methanofollis tationis genome:
- a CDS encoding DUF555 domain-containing protein: MTDYNVSLESAWVIKDVKSLDDAIGIAISEAGKRLNPSAKFVEIESGFIQCPYCENDLNCALVVANTALVGLSLDMKVFNAESGEHASRIAKSVIGRALGNVPLKVTDVQEL; encoded by the coding sequence ATGACCGATTACAACGTATCACTTGAATCAGCATGGGTCATCAAGGACGTCAAGTCCCTTGACGACGCCATCGGGATCGCGATCAGCGAGGCCGGAAAACGGCTCAATCCCTCGGCGAAGTTTGTTGAGATTGAAAGCGGGTTTATCCAGTGCCCGTACTGCGAGAACGACCTGAACTGCGCTCTTGTCGTCGCCAACACGGCGCTGGTCGGGCTGTCCCTTGACATGAAGGTCTTCAACGCCGAGTCGGGCGAGCACGCTTCCAGGATTGCAAAGTCCGTCATCGGCCGGGCACTCGGCAACGTCCCGCTGAAAGTCACGGACGTCCAGGAGTTATGA
- a CDS encoding nitroreductase family protein, whose protein sequence is MDSSEFLAFLEARQSVREYDTDTGVTDEEVAAILKAASSAPSAGNLEAWDVVLVRAEDQREALAGAAYDQEHIAAAPVILAVCSNYVRSMSRYGERGILYALEDATIACTYMMLAAHALRLHSCWTGAFDEDAVREVLGIPAHIRPVALLAVGRGVVPAARTGRMPVGEHIHRETW, encoded by the coding sequence ATGGACTCCTCTGAGTTCCTTGCGTTTCTCGAAGCCCGGCAGTCGGTCCGCGAATACGACACCGACACGGGCGTCACCGACGAGGAGGTCGCCGCTATCCTGAAGGCCGCCTCCTCGGCGCCGAGCGCAGGCAACCTGGAGGCATGGGACGTCGTCCTGGTGAGGGCGGAGGACCAGCGCGAGGCGCTGGCCGGGGCCGCCTACGACCAGGAGCACATCGCCGCCGCGCCGGTGATCCTCGCGGTCTGCTCGAACTACGTGCGTTCGATGTCCAGATACGGCGAGCGGGGTATTCTTTATGCCCTTGAGGACGCAACGATTGCGTGCACCTATATGATGCTCGCAGCACACGCCCTGCGTCTCCACTCCTGCTGGACCGGCGCCTTTGACGAGGACGCCGTCAGGGAGGTGCTCGGTATTCCCGCGCACATCCGCCCGGTGGCGCTGCTTGCGGTCGGGAGGGGGGTCGTGCCGGCGGCGCGGACCGGACGTATGCCGGTCGGCGAGCATATCCATAGAGAGACCTGGTAA
- a CDS encoding DUF5350 family protein, with amino-acid sequence MGKTGTTTWAQVKNVAGKIRLVRAKESTTKKPGPNQRFKPSSTLRKIAIQAERQQGRGGRPQQRRSGGRGGARGAPKINDPRVRRRMPRSKTTAMGVKQKSR; translated from the coding sequence ATGGGAAAAACAGGAACCACCACCTGGGCACAGGTGAAGAATGTCGCAGGCAAGATCCGCCTGGTTAGAGCAAAGGAGTCAACCACAAAGAAGCCGGGTCCGAACCAGCGCTTCAAGCCCTCGTCGACACTGAGGAAGATCGCAATCCAGGCCGAGCGCCAGCAGGGCCGGGGCGGCAGACCCCAGCAGCGCCGCAGCGGTGGACGCGGCGGTGCACGCGGCGCCCCGAAGATCAACGACCCGCGGGTCCGCAGGCGCATGCCGCGGTCCAAGACCACTGCGATGGGCGTGAAGCAGAAGTCCAGATAA
- the gatE gene encoding Glu-tRNA(Gln) amidotransferase subunit GatE, which produces MDYKALGLKAGIEIHQQLDTAEKLFCRCPTALRKTEEHTGEFFRYLHATVSEMGEIDRAAAEEMMDLRQFHYLTYDTTCLVENDEEPPAPMNQEALGIALTIARTFAMHPVEQVHTMRKLVIDGSNTSGFQRTALVAMGGVLPNGGVIETICLEEEAAQRVEGSTFSLDRLGIPLVEITTAPCMFTPEDVQGTAEYIGMVLRSTGKVKRGLGTIRQDINVSIREGARVEIKGVQELDLIAEVVRREAQRQMNLLAIRDELLARHAAVGQETHDVTALFAGTKSSILKKAKAILAVVLHGYAGMVGREIQPGRRLGSEISDYVKKCGLGGIFHTDELPAYGVTADEVESLRRHLGVADEDAVILIAGDRKKTECGAKQVRHRARLALEGVPEETRKMLEEGSTAYMRPLPGAARMYPETDVFPVAITGTLWDAVGVPELLSDLAARFETDYGLDAALAHQVAYSESLPLFRAAVDAGIRPNLAARTVLATLKELGRDGVAVERLAPAEILAVLQAVEDETVAKEAVPEILTGIAAGTPVADAIGAHAGGMSDTDLAALVQTIVADRIEFVREKGMRALGPLMGLVMEEARGKVDGKKVSEALRQEISRVI; this is translated from the coding sequence CGGGCGGCGGCCGAGGAGATGATGGACCTGCGGCAGTTCCACTACCTCACCTACGACACCACCTGCCTGGTGGAGAACGACGAGGAGCCCCCGGCCCCGATGAACCAGGAGGCCCTGGGGATTGCCCTCACCATCGCCAGGACCTTTGCGATGCACCCGGTAGAGCAGGTGCACACGATGCGAAAACTCGTCATCGACGGCTCGAACACCAGCGGGTTCCAGCGGACGGCCCTCGTCGCCATGGGCGGCGTCCTCCCGAACGGCGGGGTCATCGAGACGATCTGCCTTGAAGAAGAGGCGGCGCAGCGGGTCGAGGGGAGCACCTTCTCCCTGGACCGCCTGGGCATCCCGCTCGTCGAGATCACCACCGCCCCCTGCATGTTCACCCCCGAAGACGTCCAGGGGACGGCCGAATACATCGGCATGGTCCTCCGCTCCACCGGCAAGGTGAAGCGGGGTCTCGGGACGATCCGGCAGGACATCAACGTCTCGATCAGGGAGGGGGCGCGGGTCGAGATCAAGGGCGTGCAGGAACTCGACCTCATCGCCGAGGTCGTCCGCCGGGAGGCGCAGCGGCAGATGAACCTGCTCGCCATCCGCGACGAACTCCTCGCCCGCCATGCTGCGGTCGGCCAGGAGACGCACGACGTCACCGCCCTCTTCGCGGGGACGAAGTCCTCGATCCTGAAGAAGGCGAAGGCGATCCTCGCGGTCGTCCTCCACGGCTACGCCGGGATGGTCGGCCGCGAGATCCAGCCCGGCCGCAGGCTCGGCTCGGAGATCTCGGACTACGTGAAGAAGTGCGGGCTCGGCGGGATCTTCCACACCGACGAACTCCCGGCCTACGGGGTGACCGCCGACGAGGTCGAGAGCCTCCGCCGCCACCTCGGCGTCGCCGACGAGGACGCCGTCATCCTGATCGCCGGAGACCGGAAGAAGACCGAGTGCGGCGCAAAACAGGTCAGGCACCGCGCCCGCCTCGCCCTCGAAGGGGTCCCCGAGGAGACCAGGAAGATGCTCGAAGAAGGGAGCACCGCCTATATGCGCCCCCTGCCCGGCGCCGCCCGGATGTACCCGGAGACCGACGTCTTCCCGGTGGCGATCACCGGCACCCTCTGGGATGCAGTCGGGGTGCCCGAACTTCTCTCTGACCTTGCGGCCCGCTTCGAGACCGATTACGGCCTCGACGCCGCCCTTGCACATCAGGTGGCGTACTCTGAGAGCCTCCCCCTCTTCAGGGCGGCGGTCGACGCCGGGATCAGGCCGAACCTGGCCGCCCGGACGGTCCTCGCCACCCTCAAGGAGCTGGGGCGGGACGGCGTCGCCGTGGAACGGCTCGCCCCCGCCGAGATCCTTGCGGTCCTTCAGGCAGTCGAAGACGAAACGGTTGCAAAGGAGGCGGTCCCCGAGATCCTCACCGGGATCGCCGCCGGCACGCCGGTGGCCGACGCCATCGGTGCGCATGCGGGCGGGATGAGCGACACCGATCTCGCCGCTCTTGTACAGACGATCGTCGCCGATCGCATCGAGTTCGTCCGGGAGAAAGGGATGCGCGCCCTCGGCCCCTTAATGGGGCTTGTCATGGAGGAGGCCCGCGGCAAGGTCGACGGGAAGAAAGTGAGCGAAGCCCTGCGGCAGGAAATTTCCCGGGTGATCTGA